A stretch of the Cumulibacter soli genome encodes the following:
- a CDS encoding molybdopterin oxidoreductase family protein, giving the protein MTAVDTHCPYCALQCAMTLTETSSGVQVRGRDFPTNRGGLCQKGWTSSALLDVEDRLLTPLIRTAAGELEPASWDDALTLIANRIRALRAEYGPDAVAVFGGGGLTNEKAYLLGKLARLAIGTAMIDYNGRFCMSSAAAAGNQSFGIDRGLPFPVTDLDSAESILLIGSNIADTMPPLVQHLAAARRRGGLIVIDPRRSATAALCDDGQGLHLQPLPGTDIPLLLALLHVLIADDVLDDDFLQARVDGVAGALASANEWWPERAEQVTGVPAHSIRQAARTLWRASGHGGGQGAYVLTGRGAEQHANGTDTVQAAINLALALGLPGRRGNGYGALTGQGNGQGGREHGQKADQLPGYRSIADPAARAHIASVWGIDPADLPGAGLPAMQLLTSLGEPSGPKALLVHGSNVVVSAPNAEDVKRRLAGLDLLVVTDFVPSETAMLADVVLPIAQWAEEEGTMTNLEGRVIRRRRLRPPPGEARDELAVIADLAAALGHEFARTALDVFTELGAASSGGLADYAGIDYDRLDEPLPAHWPYAAGTPGTPRLFTSRFAHPNGRARMRPVHASDVRDDVRPGAPMYLITGRVLAHYQSGAQTRRIPELAAVSRGAFVQIHPLTAARLQITDGDDVQVASERGVVSAPARLSYDIRPEVVFMPFHFSGEGSVNRATNPDSDPISGMPEFKVCAVDVRRKEA; this is encoded by the coding sequence ATGACGGCTGTCGACACCCACTGCCCGTACTGCGCCTTGCAATGCGCGATGACGCTCACCGAAACCTCTTCGGGGGTTCAGGTACGCGGGCGTGATTTCCCTACGAATCGCGGTGGGCTCTGTCAAAAGGGGTGGACCAGTTCGGCGTTGCTCGATGTCGAGGACCGGTTGCTCACGCCACTGATTCGCACCGCCGCAGGTGAGTTGGAACCCGCGAGTTGGGACGACGCGCTTACGCTGATCGCCAACCGGATTCGCGCACTGCGGGCCGAATACGGACCGGACGCCGTCGCGGTGTTCGGTGGCGGCGGGTTGACCAACGAGAAGGCATATCTGCTCGGCAAACTGGCCCGGCTCGCGATCGGCACGGCGATGATCGACTACAACGGCCGGTTCTGTATGTCTTCGGCCGCGGCGGCTGGTAACCAGTCATTCGGCATCGACCGCGGCCTGCCGTTCCCAGTTACCGATCTGGACTCCGCGGAATCAATCCTGCTGATCGGGAGCAATATCGCCGACACGATGCCGCCGCTGGTGCAGCACCTCGCCGCTGCCCGTCGCCGCGGTGGACTCATCGTGATCGACCCGCGTCGCAGCGCCACCGCCGCATTGTGCGATGACGGGCAGGGGCTACACCTGCAGCCGTTACCCGGCACGGATATTCCGCTGTTGCTGGCGCTGCTGCACGTGCTGATTGCCGACGATGTGCTGGACGACGATTTCCTGCAAGCGCGGGTGGACGGCGTCGCCGGGGCGCTCGCGAGTGCCAATGAATGGTGGCCCGAGCGCGCCGAGCAGGTCACCGGCGTACCGGCGCACAGCATCCGGCAGGCCGCGCGGACGTTGTGGCGGGCAAGCGGCCACGGCGGCGGTCAGGGTGCATACGTGCTCACCGGCCGGGGTGCTGAACAGCATGCGAACGGAACGGACACGGTGCAAGCAGCCATCAACCTAGCCCTCGCGCTTGGATTGCCGGGCCGCCGCGGTAACGGATACGGCGCCTTGACCGGTCAGGGCAATGGGCAGGGCGGACGTGAACACGGGCAGAAGGCCGATCAGCTGCCGGGTTACCGTTCGATCGCCGATCCGGCCGCCCGTGCGCACATTGCCTCCGTATGGGGAATCGACCCCGCCGACCTCCCCGGTGCAGGGCTGCCGGCGATGCAGTTGCTGACGTCGCTCGGTGAACCTTCTGGTCCGAAGGCGTTGCTGGTGCATGGTTCGAATGTGGTCGTGTCGGCGCCGAATGCCGAAGACGTGAAGCGACGTCTGGCCGGCTTAGATCTGCTCGTCGTCACCGACTTCGTGCCCTCGGAGACGGCGATGCTCGCGGACGTCGTCCTGCCCATAGCGCAATGGGCCGAAGAAGAGGGCACGATGACGAATCTGGAGGGCAGGGTGATTCGTCGGCGGCGGCTGCGACCGCCGCCGGGTGAGGCTCGCGATGAACTCGCCGTGATCGCTGACCTCGCTGCAGCCCTCGGCCACGAGTTCGCGCGCACCGCGCTGGACGTATTCACCGAACTAGGGGCGGCAAGCTCTGGCGGGCTCGCCGACTACGCGGGCATCGATTACGACCGTCTTGACGAGCCGCTGCCGGCGCATTGGCCGTACGCGGCCGGAACGCCGGGTACGCCGCGACTATTTACCTCACGTTTCGCCCATCCGAACGGGCGGGCGCGGATGCGTCCGGTGCACGCCAGCGATGTCCGTGACGACGTACGCCCCGGAGCGCCGATGTACCTCATCACCGGGCGCGTGCTCGCGCACTATCAATCGGGCGCACAGACCAGGCGGATACCCGAACTCGCTGCGGTCAGCCGCGGCGCGTTCGTACAGATCCATCCGTTGACTGCGGCGCGGCTACAGATCACCGACGGCGACGACGTACAGGTCGCCTCCGAACGCGGCGTAGTGAGCGCGCCGGCGCGGTTGTCGTACGACATTCGCCCCGAGGTCGTGTTCATGCCGTTCCACTTCAGCGGTGAGGGATCGGTCAACCGCGCGACCAACCCCGACAGCGACCCGATCAGCGGTATGCCCGAATTCAAGGTGTGCGCGGTCGACGTACGCCGCAAGGAGGCCTGA
- a CDS encoding MFS transporter: MPPVQNMPPVQNPPTATDTDDAAHPHSSAALHQSTLTENPERLLPGVTLTRGRWMHGWNPEEPKQWRHGGKAIARVNLAVSVFAEFLGFALWAIWSIVVPQLPAAGFVLTVDQMFWLVSVPSLVGATLRIPYTFAVPRFGGRNWTIISALLLIIPAGALAWVVSNPDTSFGILLLVAALAGFGGGNFASSMANISFFYPEAEKGKALGLNAAGGNVGTAAVQFAVPLIIVSGAGIALERAGLIFIPLSLLAAVLAWKFMHNVADASSDSRSFRAALRHRHTWILSIIYIGTFGSFIGYAGAFPTLLAGEFAEIDLSIAFLGALVGSVSRPIGGVLGDRFGGAIVTVVSFAAMILGAIGVIVGLNAHSFGLFFVSFLWLFVFTGIGNGSIYRMIPAIFRATARGADAASTKRIAAACIGIAGAIGAFGGFLIPRTFALSTGATGGIEAALWVFIGVYLAMAALTWVVYCRKSSALASEVV, translated from the coding sequence ATGCCGCCCGTGCAGAACATGCCACCTGTGCAGAATCCACCCACCGCTACCGACACCGACGATGCCGCACATCCGCACTCATCCGCGGCCCTTCACCAGTCAACGCTCACCGAGAATCCCGAGCGCCTCCTACCGGGAGTCACGCTCACGCGTGGGCGTTGGATGCACGGTTGGAACCCCGAAGAGCCGAAGCAATGGCGCCACGGCGGTAAGGCGATTGCCCGCGTCAATCTGGCGGTCTCGGTCTTTGCCGAGTTCCTCGGATTCGCCCTCTGGGCGATCTGGAGCATCGTCGTACCGCAATTACCCGCGGCCGGGTTCGTCCTCACCGTCGATCAGATGTTCTGGCTAGTCTCGGTGCCCAGTCTCGTCGGTGCGACGCTGCGCATCCCTTACACGTTCGCCGTACCTCGGTTCGGCGGTCGTAACTGGACCATTATTTCGGCGCTCTTACTGATCATCCCGGCCGGAGCGCTAGCCTGGGTGGTCTCCAACCCGGACACCTCCTTCGGCATCCTGTTACTCGTGGCGGCGCTCGCCGGCTTCGGCGGCGGAAACTTCGCATCGTCGATGGCGAACATCTCGTTCTTCTATCCGGAGGCCGAGAAAGGTAAGGCGCTCGGCCTCAACGCCGCCGGCGGAAACGTCGGCACGGCTGCAGTCCAGTTCGCCGTACCGCTGATCATCGTCTCGGGCGCGGGTATCGCGCTGGAGCGGGCCGGGCTGATCTTCATCCCGTTGAGCCTGCTGGCCGCCGTACTGGCCTGGAAGTTCATGCACAACGTCGCCGACGCGTCCTCGGACTCGCGTAGCTTCCGCGCAGCGCTGCGGCACCGGCATACCTGGATTCTGTCGATCATCTACATCGGCACCTTCGGGTCATTCATCGGCTACGCCGGTGCCTTCCCGACCCTGCTCGCCGGTGAGTTCGCCGAGATCGACCTGTCGATCGCCTTCCTGGGTGCCCTCGTGGGATCGGTCTCTCGCCCCATTGGAGGCGTGCTGGGCGACCGATTCGGCGGAGCGATCGTCACGGTCGTGTCGTTCGCGGCAATGATTCTGGGAGCCATCGGCGTCATCGTCGGGCTGAATGCGCACTCGTTCGGACTGTTCTTCGTGTCGTTCCTGTGGCTGTTCGTGTTCACCGGTATCGGCAACGGCTCGATCTACCGCATGATCCCGGCGATCTTCCGGGCCACGGCGCGAGGCGCTGATGCGGCTTCGACCAAGCGGATCGCCGCGGCGTGTATCGGTATTGCCGGCGCCATCGGTGCGTTCGGCGGATTCTTGATCCCGCGCACCTTCGCACTCTCGACCGGCGCCACCGGCGGTATCGAGGCTGCGCTGTGGGTGTTCATCGGCGTGTACCTCGCGATGGCCGCCCTCACCTGGGTTGTGTATTGCCGTAAGAGCAGTGCGCTCGCGTCGGAGGTCGTCTGA
- a CDS encoding SIR2 family NAD-dependent protein deacylase produces MTELAELLRDAQRVVAFTGAGISTESGIPDFRSPGGVWTRYDPREFTFDRYVESAEVRRNSWAMRTELFDGRPSPNAAHRALAQLESEGRALGVITQNIDGLHQDAGSRKVIEIHGTMRDVECIGAAPRMGTPDGCGFRREAEWVFALLEGGQDDPRCPQCGGIIKSATISFGQMMPTDAMEEAVDIVQQADVVLTIGSSLQVYPAAEIPMIGKEAGARMVIINREETPYDSQADLVIHANAGETLQRAVLD; encoded by the coding sequence ATGACTGAACTCGCTGAGTTACTTCGTGACGCGCAGCGCGTCGTAGCCTTTACCGGCGCCGGGATTTCCACCGAATCGGGGATTCCCGACTTCCGATCCCCCGGCGGCGTCTGGACGCGCTACGATCCGCGCGAGTTCACCTTCGACCGGTACGTCGAATCCGCCGAGGTACGCCGCAACTCCTGGGCGATGCGCACCGAACTGTTCGACGGTCGCCCCAGCCCGAACGCCGCCCATCGCGCGCTCGCCCAATTGGAATCCGAAGGGCGCGCGCTCGGCGTGATCACTCAGAACATCGACGGATTGCACCAGGACGCCGGTTCGCGCAAGGTGATCGAGATTCACGGCACGATGCGGGACGTCGAGTGCATCGGCGCGGCGCCACGGATGGGCACCCCGGACGGGTGCGGCTTCCGGCGCGAGGCCGAGTGGGTGTTCGCGCTACTCGAGGGCGGTCAGGATGATCCGCGCTGCCCGCAGTGCGGCGGGATCATTAAATCAGCGACGATCAGCTTCGGGCAGATGATGCCGACCGACGCGATGGAGGAGGCGGTAGACATCGTGCAGCAGGCGGACGTCGTACTGACCATCGGCTCATCACTACAGGTCTACCCGGCCGCTGAAATCCCGATGATCGGTAAGGAAGCCGGCGCGCGGATGGTCATCATCAACCGCGAGGAAACACCGTACGATTCGCAGGCCGACCTGGTGATCCACGCGAATGCCGGTGAGACGCTTCAACGGGCCGTACTCGACTGA
- the nirD gene encoding nitrite reductase small subunit NirD, with translation MNVDAPSTWRAVCRDEGLPTERGVAALLAEGQVAIVRMSDGTLYCVGHRDPFGGANVIARGLVGSTTIDGVRVPTVASPMYKQVFDLRDGSCLSEPGVTLGSWEVRSRDGNIEVGRCVAEPTGCRDE, from the coding sequence ATGAATGTTGATGCGCCCTCGACGTGGCGAGCGGTCTGCCGCGATGAGGGGTTACCGACCGAGCGTGGTGTGGCCGCGTTGCTGGCCGAAGGTCAGGTCGCGATCGTGCGGATGAGCGACGGGACGCTGTACTGCGTGGGTCACCGTGATCCATTCGGTGGGGCTAACGTGATCGCCCGAGGCCTGGTTGGATCGACGACAATCGATGGAGTCCGGGTGCCGACCGTCGCGTCCCCGATGTACAAGCAGGTCTTCGACCTCCGCGACGGGTCTTGCCTGAGCGAACCTGGTGTGACACTCGGGTCCTGGGAGGTGCGGTCCCGTGACGGAAATATCGAAGTAGGCCGATGCGTGGCTGAGCCGACGGGGTGCCGTGATGAGTGA
- a CDS encoding FAD-dependent oxidoreductase, translating to MRKIIVVGGGMVGTRFAGEVAAELARAGQQAQITMLGEEPHAPYNRVLLSEVVAGRMTLAGITMPELPDSVTQLRGVRVRAVDRAHRRIRTDEGLELGYDDLVLATGAHARIPDIEGMEDGHGVRVLRTLDDARGIIAVAAVGTPIGVLGGGVLGVEVAAGLAGRGAQVSLLHTGDAPMQRQLDADSAAVVAQALRESGIDVLGDADACAIERTDGRMRGVRLGDGRFVPAETLIITAGIEPATELARAAGLSIDEGILVGNDLRSIDDPNIAAIGDCAQPPEGIRGLIGPGWEQARRLSRAMAGIAVAPAPLERDVVRLKAGSISAVTLGDATLLREPSDVRLVSLYDPRGGRSIKVATDGDQLRAAVCVGAPEIAAELQALFERHLSVPADPAHLLLDRSLLAAPSGEASITKIPDSATLCRCNGVTKGHIIAAYRAGDRSVAEVAARTRATTGCGGCAAAVGDALVWLKSADPDAESSSPAASHTEAAVR from the coding sequence ATGCGCAAGATCATCGTGGTCGGCGGCGGCATGGTCGGGACCAGGTTTGCCGGTGAGGTGGCCGCCGAACTCGCCCGCGCCGGCCAACAGGCGCAGATCACCATGCTCGGCGAGGAGCCACATGCGCCGTACAACCGAGTATTGCTCTCGGAGGTCGTTGCCGGTCGAATGACGCTGGCGGGCATCACCATGCCGGAGCTGCCGGATTCTGTGACCCAACTACGCGGCGTCCGAGTGCGCGCCGTCGATCGCGCGCACCGTCGGATTCGTACCGACGAAGGGCTCGAACTCGGCTATGACGACCTGGTTCTCGCGACCGGTGCTCACGCTCGGATCCCCGATATAGAAGGTATGGAGGACGGTCACGGCGTTCGAGTACTGCGTACCCTCGACGATGCGCGCGGGATCATCGCCGTAGCCGCCGTCGGTACGCCGATCGGGGTACTCGGCGGTGGTGTGCTCGGGGTCGAGGTGGCCGCAGGTCTAGCCGGGCGAGGCGCGCAGGTGAGCCTGCTGCACACCGGCGACGCGCCGATGCAGCGCCAGCTCGACGCTGATTCGGCGGCTGTCGTGGCACAGGCGCTACGGGAAAGCGGCATCGACGTCCTCGGCGACGCCGACGCGTGCGCGATCGAGCGCACCGACGGCCGGATGCGCGGCGTACGGCTCGGGGACGGGCGATTCGTTCCTGCCGAGACGCTGATCATCACCGCGGGGATTGAACCCGCGACCGAACTCGCGCGCGCAGCGGGACTGAGTATCGACGAAGGGATCCTGGTCGGGAACGACCTGCGCTCGATCGACGATCCGAACATCGCGGCGATCGGTGATTGTGCTCAGCCGCCGGAAGGAATCCGTGGACTGATCGGTCCGGGCTGGGAGCAGGCACGCCGGTTGTCGAGGGCGATGGCGGGCATTGCGGTAGCGCCCGCGCCGCTCGAACGCGACGTCGTGCGGCTCAAGGCAGGCAGTATCAGCGCCGTCACCCTCGGCGATGCGACGTTGTTGCGCGAGCCGAGCGACGTGCGGCTGGTCAGCCTGTACGACCCGCGTGGCGGGCGCAGTATCAAAGTGGCAACCGACGGCGACCAACTGCGAGCAGCCGTCTGCGTCGGTGCACCGGAGATCGCCGCCGAGTTGCAGGCGCTGTTTGAACGTCACTTATCGGTGCCGGCCGATCCCGCGCACCTATTACTGGACCGATCACTGCTCGCCGCGCCGTCCGGTGAAGCGAGCATCACCAAGATCCCCGACAGCGCGACGCTGTGCCGCTGCAACGGAGTCACCAAAGGGCACATCATCGCCGCCTACCGCGCTGGTGATCGCAGCGTCGCGGAGGTCGCCGCCCGCACCCGCGCAACCACCGGATGCGGCGGCTGCGCCGCGGCCGTCGGCGATGCGCTCGTGTGGCTCAAGAGCGCGGATCCGGATGCCGAAAGCAGCAGCCCTGCCGCCTCGCACACCGAAGCGGCCGTGCGGTGA
- the nirB gene encoding nitrite reductase large subunit NirB: protein MTTTNTHGARRIVVIGGGMVAHRFVEAIRPGTASGELEVTVLADEPRAPYDRVALTTYFTGRDPQSLSLGDREFWNADGVRLRTSCRATAIDRASRQITLQDGAQLGYDHLVLATGSYAFTPPIKGNDIDGCFVYRTIDDVASLRGYVEELRKEDPDRVLNGVVIGGGLLGLEAAGALQALGARSRVVEFAPRLMPIQVDDGGGQALRRLIEQLGVTVHTETASSRIHGRYGRVHQVEFVNSDRVPADVVVFATGVRPRDELARDAGLPTGERGGVIVDDRCRTADDAISAIGEVACIDGAVWGLVAPGNAMAEVTANQLLGGDGTFPGVDASTKLKLLGVDVASFGDAFGQESGSLEVVYADPVAGVYKKLVMSDDARTLRGGILVGDASAYAALRPMVGRELGSDPAAYLVPEGLAAPGTGDLPDDSVVCSCNNVTAGTIRASVVDGAHDLAAVKSCTKAGTSCGSCLPMVKNLMIAGLEAAGVEVSKALCEHFSMSRAELFAAVSVSGLTTFSEIIARHGDSGRGCDICRPTVGSILASLGGGHILSGEQASLQDTNDHVLANLQKDGTYSVVPRIPGGEITPDGLITVGEIARDFGLYTKITGGQRIDLFGARIEELPLIWRRLVDAGFESGHAYGKSLRTVKSCVGSSWCRYGVQDSTSMAILLENRYRGLRAPHKLKLGVSGCARECAEARGKDAGVIATDKGWNLYVGGNGGFTPRHAQLLVEDLDDESLIRTIDRFFMYYIRTADRLQRTAAWLENLEGGLEHLRSVVIDDSLGIAADLDAAMARHVASYSDEWRDVLTDPAKLSQFTSFVNAPDVPDPDLAYIDERSQIRPVDPHQRPVLISGPRIPVSGGGVS from the coding sequence ATGACCACCACGAATACCCACGGCGCCCGGCGCATCGTCGTCATCGGCGGCGGAATGGTCGCGCACCGATTCGTTGAGGCTATCCGTCCAGGTACCGCCAGCGGCGAACTTGAGGTCACGGTGCTGGCTGATGAGCCGCGCGCGCCGTACGACCGGGTCGCGCTGACCACGTACTTCACCGGTCGAGATCCGCAGTCGCTGAGTCTGGGGGACCGTGAGTTCTGGAACGCCGATGGAGTCCGGCTGCGCACCTCATGCCGCGCCACAGCAATTGACCGTGCATCCCGGCAGATCACGCTTCAGGACGGTGCGCAACTCGGCTACGACCACCTCGTACTCGCGACCGGCTCCTACGCGTTCACCCCGCCGATCAAGGGCAATGACATCGACGGATGTTTCGTGTACCGCACGATCGACGACGTCGCCTCATTGCGCGGGTACGTCGAAGAGCTGCGTAAGGAGGACCCCGACCGGGTGCTGAACGGGGTGGTGATTGGCGGTGGGCTCCTAGGCCTGGAGGCTGCCGGTGCCTTGCAGGCACTCGGCGCACGCAGCCGGGTTGTCGAATTCGCACCGCGTCTGATGCCGATCCAGGTCGATGACGGCGGTGGTCAGGCGCTGCGCCGGCTGATTGAACAGCTCGGCGTCACCGTGCACACGGAGACCGCCAGCTCGCGGATCCACGGTCGCTACGGTCGAGTGCACCAGGTCGAGTTTGTGAACTCCGATCGTGTGCCAGCAGACGTCGTGGTGTTCGCCACCGGTGTGCGGCCTCGGGACGAACTCGCCCGTGATGCCGGACTGCCCACCGGCGAGCGCGGCGGTGTCATCGTCGATGATCGTTGCCGCACCGCGGATGACGCGATCAGCGCTATCGGTGAGGTGGCGTGCATTGACGGCGCGGTATGGGGCCTCGTCGCGCCCGGTAACGCGATGGCGGAGGTAACCGCGAACCAACTGCTGGGTGGCGACGGCACGTTCCCGGGCGTCGATGCCTCGACGAAGCTCAAACTGCTCGGCGTGGACGTCGCCAGCTTCGGTGACGCGTTCGGTCAGGAAAGCGGATCTCTGGAGGTCGTGTACGCCGACCCCGTCGCCGGCGTCTACAAGAAACTGGTGATGAGCGACGACGCTCGCACCCTGCGCGGCGGCATCTTGGTCGGCGACGCCTCGGCGTACGCCGCGCTGCGGCCGATGGTCGGCCGCGAACTTGGGTCGGACCCGGCCGCGTACCTCGTACCCGAGGGGCTCGCCGCACCGGGCACCGGCGATCTGCCCGATGACTCCGTGGTGTGCTCGTGCAATAACGTCACCGCGGGCACGATCCGGGCCTCCGTCGTCGACGGAGCACACGACCTCGCCGCGGTGAAGTCATGCACCAAGGCCGGCACGAGTTGCGGTTCGTGTCTGCCGATGGTGAAGAACCTGATGATCGCCGGCTTGGAGGCCGCTGGCGTCGAGGTGTCGAAGGCGCTGTGCGAGCACTTCTCGATGTCGCGCGCCGAACTGTTCGCCGCGGTCTCCGTCAGTGGCCTCACGACGTTCTCCGAGATCATCGCTCGCCACGGCGACTCGGGTCGCGGCTGCGATATTTGCCGGCCGACGGTGGGTTCGATCCTCGCTAGCCTCGGCGGCGGGCACATCCTCTCCGGTGAGCAGGCGAGCTTGCAGGATACGAACGACCACGTGCTGGCGAATCTGCAGAAGGACGGCACGTATTCCGTCGTACCACGCATCCCGGGCGGCGAGATCACCCCCGACGGCCTGATCACCGTCGGTGAAATCGCTCGTGACTTCGGGCTGTACACGAAGATCACTGGCGGGCAGCGGATCGACCTATTCGGGGCACGCATAGAGGAACTGCCGTTGATCTGGCGGCGGCTGGTGGACGCCGGGTTCGAGTCCGGACACGCATACGGAAAATCGCTGCGCACGGTGAAGTCGTGCGTCGGATCGAGCTGGTGCCGGTACGGCGTACAAGACTCGACCTCGATGGCGATCCTGCTGGAGAACCGCTATCGCGGGCTCCGCGCGCCACACAAACTCAAACTCGGCGTATCGGGCTGCGCTCGCGAGTGCGCAGAGGCGCGCGGCAAGGACGCCGGCGTGATCGCGACCGACAAGGGCTGGAACCTGTACGTCGGCGGCAACGGCGGATTCACGCCCCGACACGCCCAACTACTGGTTGAGGATCTTGACGATGAATCGCTGATTCGCACCATCGATCGGTTCTTCATGTACTACATCCGCACCGCTGACCGGCTGCAACGCACCGCCGCATGGCTGGAAAACCTCGAAGGCGGACTGGAGCATCTGCGTTCGGTCGTCATTGACGACTCGCTGGGGATCGCCGCGGACCTGGATGCCGCGATGGCCCGGCACGTGGCCAGCTACTCCGATGAGTGGCGCGATGTGCTTACCGATCCGGCGAAACTCTCCCAATTCACGTCGTTCGTGAATGCGCCGGATGTTCCGGACCCGGATTTGGCGTACATCGACGAGCGTTCGCAGATCCGACCTGTCGATCCGCACCAGCGACCGGTGTTGATTAGTGGTCCTCGGATTCCCGTTTCTGGCGGAGGTGTGTCGTGA